From a single Pseudoalteromonas nigrifaciens genomic region:
- the rsmG gene encoding 16S rRNA (guanine(527)-N(7))-methyltransferase RsmG, producing the protein MLQQQLTTLLAQTNIALTEKQQQQLVRYVELLTKWNKAYNLTSVRLPEEMMVKHIMDSLVVAPHLPGHHYIDVGTGPGLPGIVLAIALPNTHFVLLDSLGKRVRFLMHVKHELGLDNVTPVQSRVEEYQPSVKLDGVLSRAFASLQDMVDWCGHLIDHSGKFIALKGVFPSEELESLPTGVKFEQKIALEVPNLDAQRHLIILSKD; encoded by the coding sequence GTGTTACAGCAACAATTAACTACATTGTTAGCGCAAACTAATATTGCGCTAACCGAAAAACAACAGCAACAGCTGGTTCGTTACGTTGAGTTATTAACTAAGTGGAACAAAGCTTATAATTTAACCTCAGTACGCTTACCTGAAGAAATGATGGTTAAGCACATAATGGACAGCTTAGTTGTTGCACCTCATTTACCCGGTCATCATTATATTGATGTAGGAACTGGCCCTGGCTTACCTGGTATTGTATTAGCGATTGCATTACCTAACACTCATTTTGTGTTACTTGATAGTTTAGGTAAACGTGTACGTTTTTTAATGCATGTTAAACATGAGCTAGGACTTGATAACGTCACTCCGGTGCAGTCAAGAGTTGAAGAATATCAGCCAAGTGTTAAATTAGATGGTGTACTCAGTCGCGCATTTGCTTCATTGCAAGATATGGTTGACTGGTGTGGACACTTAATTGATCATTCAGGAAAATTTATTGCCCTTAAAGGTGTGTTCCCTAGCGAAGAGCTAGAGTCATTACCGACTGGCGTTAAGTTTGAGCAAAAAATTGCATTAGAAGTACCTAATTTAGATGCACAACGACATTTAATTATTCTTTCTAAAGACTAG
- the mnmG gene encoding tRNA uridine-5-carboxymethylaminomethyl(34) synthesis enzyme MnmG, which translates to MIFHENFDVIVVGGGHAGTEAALAAARMGMNTLLLTHNMDTLGQMSCNPAIGGIGKGHLVKEIDALGGAMAQAIDKGGIQFRTLNSSKGPAVRATRAQADRALYKAAIQTTLQNQDNLKIFQQSCDDLIVENDRVTGVVTQMGLRFSAPSVVLTVGTFLGGQIHIGLENFKGGRAGDPPSIALADRLRELPFRVDRLKTGTPPRIDARTVDFSKMQEQAGDTPIPVFSFMGKPSDHPQQIPCYITFTNEKTHDVIRKNLHRSPMYGGVIEGIGPRYCPSIEDKIVRFADKDKHQIFVEPEGLTSYELYPNGISTSLPFDVQIEIVQSITGFENAHICRPGYAIEYDFFDPRDLKRSLETKFIDGLFFAGQINGTTGYEEAGAQGLIAGMNAALKVQGKESWTPRRDEAYVGVLIDDLTTLGTKEPYRMFTSRAEYRLLLREDNADIRLTEKGRELGLVNDERWQAYNEKMEVIAKEKQRIKDTWIHKDHTMIDQVNALLKTPLTREASLEELLRRPEISYNDLMAIDGLGSEFTNQAALEQVEIHTKYAGYIVRQQDEINKQLRHEQTILPKEFDYKTVSGLSNEVVAKLIDARPDTIGQASRISGITPAAISLLLVYLKKQGLLRKSA; encoded by the coding sequence TGGCATTGGCAAAGGTCACTTAGTTAAAGAAATTGACGCTCTAGGTGGTGCAATGGCACAGGCCATTGACAAAGGCGGGATCCAATTTCGCACACTTAATTCTTCAAAAGGCCCAGCCGTTCGTGCAACCCGAGCACAGGCTGATCGCGCTTTGTACAAAGCGGCAATTCAAACAACATTGCAAAACCAAGATAACTTAAAGATTTTTCAACAATCGTGTGATGATCTTATTGTTGAAAACGATCGTGTTACTGGTGTGGTTACCCAAATGGGTTTACGTTTTAGTGCTCCAAGTGTTGTGCTAACCGTAGGTACTTTTTTAGGTGGCCAAATACATATAGGTTTAGAAAACTTTAAAGGTGGTCGTGCAGGCGATCCTCCTTCAATTGCATTGGCTGATCGTTTACGTGAATTACCTTTTAGAGTGGATCGTTTAAAAACCGGTACTCCACCACGTATTGATGCCCGTACTGTTGATTTTAGTAAAATGCAAGAACAAGCAGGTGATACGCCTATACCGGTATTTTCATTTATGGGTAAACCAAGTGATCACCCACAACAAATACCGTGTTACATCACCTTTACTAATGAAAAGACCCATGATGTTATTCGTAAAAACTTACATCGCTCGCCAATGTATGGTGGTGTTATTGAAGGCATAGGCCCGCGCTACTGCCCTTCTATTGAAGATAAAATTGTTCGTTTTGCTGATAAAGATAAACATCAAATTTTTGTTGAGCCAGAAGGTTTAACATCATATGAGTTATACCCAAATGGTATTTCGACCAGTTTACCGTTTGATGTGCAAATTGAAATTGTGCAATCTATTACTGGCTTTGAAAATGCTCATATTTGTCGTCCTGGTTATGCTATTGAATATGACTTTTTTGATCCGCGCGATTTAAAACGTTCATTAGAAACTAAATTTATTGATGGCTTATTTTTTGCGGGCCAAATAAATGGTACTACCGGTTATGAAGAAGCAGGTGCTCAAGGTTTAATTGCAGGTATGAATGCTGCTTTAAAAGTTCAGGGTAAAGAGTCTTGGACTCCACGTCGTGACGAAGCTTATGTGGGTGTACTTATTGACGACTTAACTACTTTGGGAACGAAAGAACCTTATCGTATGTTTACTAGCCGTGCTGAATACCGTTTATTATTACGTGAAGATAATGCCGATATTCGTTTAACTGAAAAAGGCCGCGAATTAGGCTTAGTGAATGATGAGCGTTGGCAGGCATATAACGAAAAAATGGAAGTGATCGCTAAAGAGAAACAGCGTATTAAAGATACCTGGATCCACAAAGATCATACTATGATAGATCAAGTTAATGCATTGCTAAAAACGCCATTAACGCGTGAAGCTAGTTTAGAGGAATTATTACGTCGTCCTGAAATTAGTTATAATGATCTAATGGCAATTGACGGCTTAGGATCTGAATTTACTAATCAAGCCGCGCTTGAACAAGTTGAGATCCATACAAAGTACGCAGGTTATATTGTGCGCCAGCAAGATGAGATCAATAAACAGTTACGCCATGAGCAAACAATTTTACCAAAAGAGTTTGATTATAAAACCGTATCGGGTTTATCAAATGAGGTTGTTGCTAAGCTGATTGATGCTCGTCCAGACACTATTGGTCAAGCTTCGCGTATTTCTGGTATCACCCCAGCGGCGATTTCGTTATTATTGGTGTATCTGAAGAAGCAAGGCTTGTTACGCAAATCTGCATAA
- a CDS encoding ATP synthase subunit I has translation MTNKLARPYRLAALKLILLQGVVALVTTVIIFLGWGINAGLSAFAGGTVAVLPHLVFALYAFRYMGASKANQAYASLKRGNGLKFMLTIILFALILKLYPVVLLPFFSAYVLVLFTGLFAPVFFKH, from the coding sequence GTGACGAATAAGTTAGCAAGACCGTATAGGCTTGCCGCATTGAAATTAATTCTTCTGCAGGGAGTAGTAGCGTTAGTTACTACAGTAATTATTTTTTTAGGTTGGGGAATAAATGCCGGGCTATCAGCATTTGCTGGAGGCACCGTAGCAGTACTCCCCCACTTAGTATTTGCCCTCTACGCATTCAGATATATGGGTGCGAGTAAAGCAAATCAAGCGTATGCCTCGTTAAAACGCGGCAACGGACTAAAATTTATGCTAACAATCATATTGTTCGCGCTAATACTAAAGCTTTACCCGGTAGTGTTACTGCCTTTTTTTAGTGCTTATGTGTTGGTGTTGTTTACTGGATTGTTTGCACCCGTTTTTTTTAAACATTAA
- a CDS encoding ParA family protein, whose product MAKVIALANQKGGVGKTTTAVNLAASMAATKRKVLLIDLDPQGNATMGSGVDKYGDVPTIYDLLIENKPIEEVIIKETSGEYHMIAANGDVTAAEVKLMELFAREVRLRNALEKIQDQYEFIFIDCPPSLNMLTVNAMAAADSILVPMQCEYYALEGLTALMDTITQLAKLVNPKLQIEGILRTMYDPRNRLANDVSEQLKQHFGDKVYRTVIPRNVRLAEAPSFGAPAMYYDRASSGAKAYLALAGEMLRRKEKTTPVVA is encoded by the coding sequence GTGGCAAAAGTCATCGCATTAGCAAATCAAAAAGGTGGTGTAGGTAAAACTACAACCGCTGTTAACCTCGCTGCATCTATGGCTGCAACAAAACGAAAAGTGTTGTTAATTGATCTCGATCCGCAAGGTAATGCCACTATGGGTAGTGGCGTAGATAAGTATGGCGACGTGCCAACTATTTACGATTTGCTGATAGAAAACAAGCCAATTGAAGAGGTTATAATTAAAGAAACCTCTGGTGAATATCATATGATTGCTGCAAACGGTGATGTAACCGCTGCAGAAGTAAAATTAATGGAATTATTTGCCCGCGAAGTACGTTTGCGTAATGCGCTGGAAAAAATTCAAGACCAATATGAATTCATTTTTATCGACTGCCCTCCTTCTTTAAATATGTTAACTGTAAATGCCATGGCTGCAGCCGACTCTATTTTAGTCCCTATGCAATGTGAATATTATGCGTTAGAAGGTTTAACCGCATTAATGGACACCATTACGCAACTTGCCAAGTTAGTTAATCCTAAGCTACAAATTGAAGGCATACTTCGTACTATGTACGATCCGCGTAATCGATTAGCTAATGATGTATCAGAACAATTAAAACAACATTTTGGCGATAAAGTTTACCGCACAGTGATCCCGCGTAATGTTCGCTTAGCCGAGGCACCAAGTTTTGGTGCACCAGCGATGTATTATGACCGGGCATCAAGTGGTGCTAAAGCATATTTAGCACTGGCTGGTGAAATGTTACGCAGAAAAGAAAAAACAACGCCAGTTGTCGCCTAA
- a CDS encoding ParB/RepB/Spo0J family partition protein gives MSAKKRGLGRGLDALLSSSKPAPTSSNEQNSSNTTDIMHNVTQSQQSELQKLPIEFLHSGKYQPRKDMSEEALEELASSIRAQGIIQPIVVRPIAQNSYEIIAGERRWRAAQIAKLDTVPCIIKDVPDEAAVAIALIENIQREDLNAMEEAVALNRLLNEFELTHQQVADAVGKSRTTVTNLLRLNNLNNDVKTLLEHGDIEMGHARCLLALEGDTQSDAARLAVAKALTVRETEKLVRSILEPVAAKEATEKDPDVKQLEQQLAENIGAKVEINYNKKGKGKLVISYTNLDELDGILNRINQDYSQH, from the coding sequence ATGTCTGCTAAAAAAAGAGGTTTAGGCCGAGGACTCGATGCGCTGTTAAGTTCATCAAAACCTGCACCAACAAGTAGCAATGAGCAAAATTCGTCAAATACAACTGACATTATGCACAATGTAACGCAATCTCAACAAAGCGAATTACAAAAATTACCGATCGAATTTTTACACTCGGGTAAATATCAACCGCGTAAAGATATGTCGGAAGAAGCATTAGAAGAGTTAGCTAGTTCAATTCGTGCGCAAGGCATTATTCAGCCAATTGTAGTGCGCCCTATTGCTCAAAATAGCTATGAAATTATTGCCGGTGAACGTCGTTGGCGTGCAGCGCAAATTGCTAAGCTTGATACTGTACCTTGTATTATTAAAGATGTACCCGATGAAGCTGCGGTTGCTATTGCTTTAATAGAAAATATTCAGCGTGAAGATTTAAATGCCATGGAAGAAGCGGTTGCTTTAAATCGTTTACTAAATGAGTTTGAATTAACCCATCAACAAGTAGCCGATGCCGTTGGTAAATCTCGTACTACAGTGACTAATTTATTGCGTTTAAATAATTTAAATAATGACGTAAAAACATTGTTAGAACACGGCGATATTGAAATGGGCCACGCTCGTTGTTTATTAGCGCTTGAGGGAGATACGCAATCTGATGCGGCGCGTTTAGCTGTGGCTAAAGCACTTACAGTGCGAGAAACCGAAAAGCTTGTACGTTCAATTTTAGAGCCTGTAGCCGCTAAAGAAGCAACAGAAAAAGATCCAGATGTTAAACAGTTAGAGCAACAACTCGCTGAAAACATAGGTGCCAAAGTAGAAATAAACTATAACAAAAAAGGCAAAGGTAAGTTGGTTATTTCTTACACAAACCTTGATGAATTAGATGGCATTTTAAACCGTATCAACCAAGACTATTCCCAGCATTAA